CTCTAGATGGCACACAGATGACACAGATCGAGCAGATAACCACAGATTATATATTTAAAAGAAAAAAGATCTGTGCAAATCTGTTCAATCTGCGTCATCTGCGTGCCATGTATAAATCACTCATAATGTAAAGCCTCTGCCGGTTTCAGGCGTGCTGCTTCGTTGGCCGGATACCAGATTCCGGCAATGATCATACCTACGATCAACAGGTAAGTGATCAGCATACCTACGACAAAACGCAAGACAGTGTTATCCATCAGTACTGTATTTGTCAGATCTGCAAACATGATATTGCCACAGATCACTACTGCCGGAACAAAAGCAAGAGTCAACAGCAAGACACCTTCCCCCAGGACAGTACTCCGCAGTTGGTTACGGGTAGCACCCAATGCCATGCGAAGCCCCATCTCCCCCTGCCGCTGGCGGGTACGGAACCAGAATGTACCGACTATTCCCAGGAAGATATTGATCAACAGGAAGAGCAGGATCGACAAACGGGTATTCATCTCCCCTTTGCCTTCACGTATGCCGTCCTCCCGTATAGTAGATACAGGAGTGATGCTTTGCAAGTAAAGGTTCCCTATCTCTACCTGATTACTGTTCTCTTTCATAAAGGTTTCGGCAAAATCCCTGTCCGCTTCCGGTTTTACCCTTACCGAGACTTCGGCCCAGGGAAGAAAACCGGCATCTATCGTCTTAATATCCCCTTCTCCCATACAGAGATACACATTCGGTCCGGGACGCTTAAACTCAGAACTACGAACTACTCCACAAATGGCCCCTACTTTGGTTGTCCAGGTATTATCGCCGGAATAGACCATCTTTCCGAGAGCATCCTGCCCTTCGAATATCTTATCGGCTGCATCTTTTGTCAGGACAATACTATTGGCAGTCACACCCTCTCCCGGCTGCCGGTTACTTCCCGGTGCCGCAGGGATACGGTAGACATCGAAATATTCCGGTGTTACGTAATAGATGCGACAAGCCGTCTTCTCCACCACCGTATCACGTCCCAAGGGCATATAATTGATTATATCGTTGTACGGTACACCGAATCTCGACAAAGTAACCGCTTCCACCCCCGCATGCAGCCTGAGCCTGTTCATCGCATCCCACAAGTCCTCACCTACGGCTGCCGGATGTTCTTCGGACGACAGATATCCCTCAGCACCTTCTTCGCGTGCGCTGAACTGGAACTTATAGGTATGGTCGATATCAAACCCCATAGGAGCATTGAAAGCATACAGCGTCACCAGCAAAAAGTCGACTATGTACCACAGGCAAACGGCAACAAGCAACAGTTCACCGAACAACCAGCCGTTACTCTTCCGCTGGTTCCATATTTGTTTTAATATATGATTGATCATCTTCGTATGGGTTTAGTATTCGTTCAACGCTTCCATTACATTCTTCCGGGCCATCCGGTAAGCCGGTATTCCCGCCGACAGCAGGTTCAGTATCAGGCAGAACACAAAGGCATAGAGGAATATCACCGGGTTAAGCAGTTCCGTCACCGACAACGCCGGCGTGCCTCCAAAGACAGAGGAGATAGAAGCAAAACTGTTGCTCAATAACCAGGTACGCATCAGCCAGATCGCGATATAAGAGATAAACAACCCGATAACGCCCCCCAGCAGGGTTAAGACCATACTCTCCGAAAGGATCTGCACCAACAATGTTCCCCGGGTTGCCCCGAAAGCCTTACGGATACCTATTTCCGACATACGTTTCCGCATCTGCGACAAGGTCATACCCGACAGGTTGATAGCCGGAACGAGCAGCAAGATAACGATCACCAGCAGATATTGCAGGATGGTCTTTGTCTTGTCAGGCCCCATTGCCCCCAGGCCTTTGATCTCCCAATCCAGATGGGTATCGGGTTGGTCGTACAACGTGAGTTTATAATCGGTCAGCGAACTGTTGTAACGAACCAGTTGCCTGTCCATCTCCTGCCGGATAGCATCGAAATCGGCAGGGGAATGTGCCAGGATAATGGCCTGATACCAGCCGGTTATACTCTCCGCCCAGGTATCGTCGGGGAAAGGCTGCGCCGAATAAGACACCCATACTTCGGAATACGATGCTTTGGCAATCGTAGACACATCTTTTACTACGCCGCTGACGGTATAGGGTTTATAGCTGATCATGATCGTCTTGCCTGCCGCATCGGAAGTTCCGTAGAGCCGGCGGGCAAGCGACTCCGCAATAACGACCTTTTTGATACCCGACTGCACCTCTTCTTTCGTATACGGGCTACCGGACACAAAGTCGAAATTGAATATCTTCCAGAACACATCGTCGGTAAACAGCATCAGGCAATCTTTCTTTTCCTGTCCTCCCGGAATGGATGCCAACTGGCTGCGCCAGGGGGAAACGATAGCGACTGCTTCGGGTGTTTCCATCGTTTGGATACACTCCCGGATCGTTTTCAGGGAGAGGTAACCGTTGCCATAGTTTGAACCTTTAAAGTCACGGCCGCCCCACCGAACATACATCGTCCGGTCGCGGTTATCCTCCGGTGAATAGTTATTTACCCTTACCTCGTAAGTGATCACCATCACCATGATCATGCAGATGGCCAAAGCTGTTCCCAGAATAGAGATCAGGCTGAGGAGTTTATTCTCCTTCAGCATGGCCAGGGCTTGTTTGAAATAGAGTTTATACATAATCGTTATTGTTGTTTATGCAGGGGCGGTTCGCGAACCGCCCGTACGGGATCTGTTATTCGTAATGCAGGGCTTCTGCCGGTTCCATCTTCATGGCACGCCAGGCCGGATATAAAATGCCGGATATGATCATCAGCGACATAAGCAGGCAAGTCAACACTGTTCCTATCAGGAAACGAGGGAGGGTAAAGTCCGCCCAATAGATGTTGACCAGTTCGGCTACTCCCAGGTTAAAGCAGATGATGACGGCAGGCAGCATGGCCAGGAACAGCATCACCAATCCTTCGCTTATCAACAAAGTCCGCAAACCTTGTGAAGTAGAGCCCAGGGCGACACGCAGTCCCATCTCCCCCCGGCGGTGCTGCGTACGAAACCAGAACGTTCCGGAGATACCCAGGAAGATATTCACAACCAGAAAAAACAGAAGGAACAGGCGCATCCTTATATCGCTCAGTACCGGGCTTACGACTGCCCTCTTTATCAATGAAGAGGGACGGACATCTATCATATATAGATTACCTACCGACAACTGCGTCGCCATATCCCGGCGAAACTCGTCACTGAAACGGAGAGCGGCATCCGGACGGATACGGACGCAGAGCTCCATATTCGCCAGGTCGTTCGAACTCATTTCACCGGCTATTTCACCTTCCGGCAGCAAGGTATAAAAACAAGGCCTGCTCTTTTCATACTCCGTCCAGCGGATAGGGGTACAAAGGGCTTTTACCTCCTTAAAGTAGCCGTCTTTACCGATCTGTAGACTTTTACCTACCGCATTCTCGCCCGGCAGCAGTTCCGCGGCGCCATTGGCCGACAAAACGATCGAACGTACATCGAGCGCATCGGCCAGGGTCGGCCCGTTCCCTCCTTCGCGTTCTATACGGAAGACACGGAAGAAGGAAGGCGTTACTTTGTAGCGTTGCATAGTCACCCCTACCGTATCTTTATAGAACAGGCGGTTATAATAGATCTGGTTGGTATAATGTGTTGCGGCATACGGCTGAGAGCCTATCGACAACGATACTTCCTCCACAGCCGGGTATTGCCGGATACGCTCCATGATGGTCAACAGATCCTGGCCGGTAGTCGTTTCTTTGGTAGCGGGGTCGAGGTAGTTGTCGCTATCGGGAGTACGTTCGTTGATATCGACACGATAAGTATCGGTTATGTCGAATCCCAACGGAGTACGGACGATCGTAGACAGTACGCTCATATAATCGATAATGTACCACAGGCAGACAGAGACCAACATCAATTCCGTCAGTATCCAGACGTTACTCTTACGCTGGTTCCATATTATTTTAAACAGGTGCTTTATCATCATACGTTCCTCCTTATTCCCCTTTTAATGATTCAACAATAGGTATCGACGATACACGCCACGCCGGGACACAGGCACTCAATAAGTTCAGCAGCGAACAGAACAGGAAAGCGATCAGGAACACCTCCGGACGGAACAGGATCGATAACGGCACCTCCGCCGTCACATCCATACCGAAGTAGGTGGAAGAGGTGAACACCCAATCCTTCAACAGGTAAAGGAACCAATAGGAGAACAGCAACCCCAGTAACCCGCTGACTACCGACAACACGATATTCTCGTAAACGATCTGTCCGAGCAACCCGGCCCGGGTACATCCGAACGCCTTACGCACTCCCAGTTCGCTCACCCGTTCTTTCATCCGCGATAAAGTCAGGCCCGAGAGGTTGATGGCAGGCACCAATAAAGCGATCAAGATCGGGATAATAGCATTGAGATAGACCATTCGCATATCCGGCATACCGGGACCGAAACGCATCTCTTCCACATATTTGGTATCCGGCTGTCGATAGTAATAGACCTTATGATCGACCAGCGTCTTATTATATTGTTCCGTCCGTCGGTCGATCTCCTCGCGTATCTCGTCGAAATCGGACGAAGAGCGGGCCACGATCATACATTTGTAATGTCCCATAATATTTTCCGCTCCTTTTATCTCGGGGATATTGGCCGAAGTGAAAGGTACCCAAGCATGGGCATAGGAGAATGTAGTACGGGGAGTGACATCGGCCACCACAGCGCAGACCGTATAGGGGACGAAGCTGAGCTGCATGCTCTTCCCCACCGCCTCGTCGATCGAGCCGAACATGCGGCGTGCCAGCTTTTCGCTGATCACCACTTTCCGGATACCGGCGTCGAACTCGGCTTTGGTGTATAGGTTTCCCCTCAATACATTGAAGGAGCATATCTTCCAGAACACATCATCGGTGAAGAGAACGAAGCAGCGTTCGCCCGGATCACCGGGTATGGTTGCCAGGTGCGACTGTGCCGGGGAGGTGATACAAACCGCCTCCGGTATCTCCAACGACTGAAAACATTCGCGGATCGTCTTTAGCGACAGGTAACCGTTGGCCTGGGTGCTTTCGGTCAGTTTATCTTGCACACCGACCCACTTGACATAAAGCGTCCGTTCGCGGGCCGTCTCGGGAGGCATGTTCTTGTACATCGCCTGGTGAGCGATGATAATCGTCATGATAAGCGATATGGCCAATGCCGTACCGAAGATCGAGATGAAGCTGAGCCAGGGGCTCTCCTTCAACATGTGAAAGGTTTGTTTGAAATATTGTTTATACATAGTTTTTTGTGTTGTGTAGGGGCGGTTCGCGAACCGCCCTTACGGGAGTCATTCATAGTGCAAGGCTTCTGCCGGCTCCAGGTGTGCCGCTTTATGCGACGGGTACCAGACGGCAAGGGTGATGATACCGGCCAGGATTCCCCAGGTAAGGAGGCTGACGGTCAGCAGACGGCCGAAAGTAACCTCCATCACTTCCGTACTAAGCAGGCCGGCGAAGGCTACATTCACACAGATCAGCAAGGCAGGTACGGCAGTAATAGTCAGTATCATCAATCCCTCGCCGATCAGCAACTGCTGCAGGCGGAGACGGGTAGAACCGACCGCCATGCGAATCCCCAGCTCGTTACGGCGACGGTTCACACGGAACCAAAATGTCCCGATCACAGCCAAAAAGACATTGATCAGCAGGAAGAGGTTAATGGCAACATCCAGCTTCTGCCCACCCGTATTCATCGAGGTCGCCAGATAGTTCGTACGTACATCGGGATAATATTGAACATTCGCCAGCCAGAAGTTTCCCGCCGCTAGCCGGTGTTTCATCTCTTTCTTAAAACGGACGGCATATTCGGAAGCACTTTCCACCGCGACATTCGGACGAACCCGGAAACAGATCTGCATCTTCCCCAGCTCCTGTTCACCCATCCTGAGGATACTCCGTTCCTTCATCTCTTTAAAGACAATCGAAGGCGGTTGACTGAACTCTTCGCGTTTCACGGCCCTCGTTACTCCCTTTACACGGAAACGAAAGGTATCATCCTGAAGGATAAGCAACTCCTCGCCGTCCACCTTCGTCGAACCGAAACATTCCATTGCCATCGGCTCACTGATAAGGATACCCTCCTGAATAGCTGCAGCCAGCTCGTCCGACGAATCGCCATCGGCTGTATGTATATCGAACACACGAAAATAACCGGGCGTAACGTTGAAGTCAAAGGCATTCCGGAAAAGAGAATCTTTCTCCTGAAAGTAAGTCTCCGAATTGGACATATATGTATAAGGCATCGAAGCCCCGTTCGCCATACCTACCACCTGCACGTCGGGATGTGCCTCCAACTGGCGGATGATACGCATGAAATCCTCTCCCGCCTCCTGGCTTCCCTTTTCGTAGGCAATATAGGAAGCGCTGCTTGAAGGACGTACTGCCAGCGTCACCTTATAGACATTTTCAAACGAATATTCCATCGGTTGCACCTGTGTTATCCGGTTCATCATCATCCGGTCGACGGCGTACCAAAGCAGTACGAAGACGACAAGTAGTTCGACAAACACCCAGGTATTGCTGCGGCGTTGTGTTTTGATCAGTTTCAGTATATGTAACAGCATATCTATCTCTTTAATTGTGATTTAATGACTCAGTTATATTCACACGGATCGCACGCCAAGCAGGGATCATCGACGACATCAGGTTCAATACGAAGCAAACCAGGAAGGCATAGCCGAACACGGCCGGACTCAACAGCATTCCGAATGTCAGTTCCGTCTGCACACTGCCCTGTACCATAGCGATGATACCCGGAGTAAGCAGCAACTGCTGGAAAAGCGCAACCATCCCATAAGAGACCAGTAGTCCAACCAATCCGCCCGGCAGCATCAACAACAAGTTTTCTATCAGTACCTGTGTCAACAGCCGGTTCTTACGTGCCCCGAAAGCCTTCCGCACACCCAGTTCGGAAATACGGTCCTGCATCCGTGAAGCGTTCAGACCGGACAGGTTCAGAGCCGGGATCAGCATGAAAAGCAAGATCAGGAACAGGAGTATCAGATAAACCGCTGTCACGGAGCCGCCCATCACAAACTGGCGGACCACATGCGTCAGATGCGTCTCCACCCCGTTCATCATACTGAGCTTTCCGTCGGCCAGGGTCGTATTATAACGGTCGATCATTTCTTCCAGTTCAAGGCTCACCTCATCGGCTCCCATCCCGTCGACAGGCAGAATACAGACCGTCAGCAAGCCGACCGACACATCGCGTTCATTGGAGGCCCCCATAATCAGCGGTATGGAAGTATAAGGCATCCACATATCGGCATAAACGGACGGTGTAACGGCAGAGATATCCTTTACCACACCACTGACAGAATATTCGGTATCATCGAGCAGAATGCTTTTTCCCGTCACACCGGTCGTCGTCGAAAAAATACGGCGTGCCAGCGATTCGGAAACGACCACACGGGGGAAACCCGACTGGAACTCCTCCTCACTAAACGGCTTCCCTTCGATAAATGAAAAAGAAAAGAGGCGCCAAAAGCTATTGTTCGTCCCCATCACCTGTACCTTCTGCGGGTCGTCTCCCCCTGGAATCTGTACATAAGTATCGCCATGAAGCATGCTTGTAATGGCCGTGTTGGTCATCAGTGCCACCTCCTTCGCCGACTTCAACGGCATCAGGCATTCTTTAGCAGAACGGATGCCCCAGAAGAAAGTAGTGTTGCTTTTGCCCCGCTCATATTTCATCTGGTCGATGTACAGGTATTTGCCGCGATGCACTTCGGGGGCAATGTCGGCGGTACGGATATGGTACACGATCGCCATGACCATCACCATCGAGATAGCCAATCCGGTACCGATGATATAGACCGCGCTGTAGAAGCGGTTTTGCTTCATCAGGTTCCAGGCTTGTTTGAAGTATTGTTTATACATGGTGCAATATTATTTGTTTTGATTCTGCAAAGGCAAATGCCGTGCCACAAACATAACTAACTGATAGTAAGCCCCAAGAGCAAATACCGTAGTGTTCAATAACGAACAGTGGTCACGGTATCGAACACTGCAGGTTTAGTTGGTTTAACTGTTTGAACATATCCCTCGCTGTCTTTTATTCATAATGTAATGCTTCCGCCGGTTCGATACGGGAAGAGCGGCGGGCCGGATACCAGGTACCGAGCACGACCACGAACACCAGCAAAACCAGCGTGATCACCGTAGTCAATCCGCAACGTAAAGGCGTTACGTCCATATACTGCTTCGGAAGCAGGTCGAGATGTATCAGATTCAGGCAGACGACCAGTGCCGGAAGGAAAGCGATAAACAACAGAATCATCCCTTCTCCCACCATCTGCCACAGGATGGTATGCCGGGAAGAGCCGACCGCCATACGTAAGCCTATCTCCGAATTACGTTTATTGATACGCAACCAGAATGTTCCGATCACTCCCAGGAATATGTTAAGCAGGAAAAAGACGGCAAAGCCAATCCGGTAATTCAAGATATTATAAGCCTTTTGGAGCTGCACGTCGCGGTAATTACTCAGAGGCGTGACCTCCGACAGATAGAAATTGCCGGCTTGCAACTGTTGTCGCATCTCCCGCCCGAAACGTTCGGCAAAGTCGTTCTTCGCCACCCCTTTTTTCACACGGAAACAAATGTCGACAGAGCTCCAGAGATCGTTCTCACTCTCAACGGACAACAAAGACTCGTTCAACGGGACAAAAAGGAAACATGCCGGACGGTCGAACTCCGTCCGTTTCATCAGCCCGGTAACGCCCGTCACACGCATCTCCAGGCTATCGCCTTTATCGAGGATGGTCTGCCCGATAGCCGAAGAACCGGGAAAGAGCCGTTCTTCCACGGCGGAAGAAATCACATAGCCCTCAGTCATAGCCTGCGCCAACGTTTCGGGATTGCCATCGGAGCCGGCAACACGGAACACACGGAAGTAGTCGGGCGTAACGGTCAGAATATCGGCATTCACCCTCAACGTATCGTGCCAAAACTGGTTACTCATATTGCTGCGGCAATAAGGGAAATGCCAGGAACCGACACTCACACCTTCTATATCCGGGTGCTGGCGAAGACGTTCGGCAATACGTTGCATATTCAGCCAGGGCTCGGGACTATCTTCTTCGTAAGTAATATACCCGTTTTCGTTCTTCTGACGGACGGCAAGGGTCAGCTTATAGGTGTTATCTATATGAAAGCCTGTCGGGGTAGAGGCGGTAATGGTCAGGACGGACAGGAAATCGACGATATACCACATCAGGGCGGAGACGACAAACAATTCGAGCACGATCCACAAGTTGAAACGGCGTTGTGTCCATATTAATTTAAATAGATGTCTTATCATAATATATCATTATTTATCGTTGATCGAGTCTGCTATCGGCCGGCGCACGGCTTTCCATACGGGCAGCAGCGACGAGAGCAGATTAAGGAACACGCAAAGCCCGAAAGCCGAAAAGAAAAGCGGGAAGTTGAACAACATGCCGAATGTGAGTTGTACATCACCCGTCGCAGCCATGTATCCGACGCTGCCGAGCAGGAAGTTACGCAACACGACAACCAGTACCCACGACACCAGCAAACCGGCCAGCCCGCCGATACAGGTCAACATCAGGTTTTCGGTCAGTACCTGCGACACCAACGTACGCGCACCGGCCCCAAAAGCTTTCCTCAGCCCCATCTCTTCGGTGCGTTCCTGCATCCGCGAAGAGATAAGCCCCGTCAGGTTGATGGCGGGAACCAGCATGAAGACCAACGCGATAAGCAAGTAACGGCGGATGATGTCCGGCAGCGAAGAACCGTAGTCGAGTTTCTGAAGCTCCGTCTGCTTCGGGGTGGATAGCCACAATGTATCCACATACCTCTCCTGCAAAGTAGCGTTGTATTGGAGCCGGCGGCGGTTCACCTCATCGCGGACGGCTTCGAAACGGGCGGGACCGGAGACAAGCAGGTAGGCGACAACAGGGCCGGCAGACCTCTCGGCATTGGCCGTTTCCGCCAGGACAGGAACCGAGGTGATCGGTATCCAGATATCGGCACAAGTCATCGACATAACCGATGAAACATCCCTCACCACCCCACTGACGCGGTATTCCAGCCCGTTGAGTAGAACGGCTTTGCCTTCCGCCTCTATCGTTCCGAACAGGCGGCGGGCATACGATTCACTCAACACGGCACGCTTCACGCCACTTTCAAATTCTTCACCGGTAAAGGGTTTACCGCTGAGGAAACGAAACCGGAAAATCTGCCAGAACGCACCGTCGACAGCCTCAACCATCGTCTTATAGCGGTCGGGACTTCCGGGCAACTGCGAATAGACGGTTCCCATCAATATATCCACCGCTTGCGGATTGATCGCGAAGGCAACTTTCTCCACCTCCGACAATTCACCCAATATCTGCCGGGCAGCATGCAGCGAAAGCGACCAGTTGTGCGTTCCGCCATTCTCATCCTTCGACTTCACCGATACACGGTTAAGCTGCAACAGCCTGCTCCGGCAATCCTCCGGAGCAATGTCTGCCGTGCGGATGTAATAGACCGTGGCCATGATCATCACCATCGAGATGGCAAGCCCCGTCCCCAGGATGTAAACGAAACTGAAGAAGCGGTTCTGCTTCATCAATTGCCAGGCCTGTTTGAGGTATTGTTTATACATAATGTCTATCTTTGTTATTCAAACTTTAAAATCACACTAGTCATGGATAAGGAACTACCCAAATCGCAATTATCAGGCATCACACCGGCCCGAGTATTGCTACGCGTCAGTAAAAGCCATCTGCCCGCCCTTCCCGATACGGACAATGCATGAGGGCTCATCCTTACTGTACCTGTCGTCCGTCGAAGAACCTCACCGTACGGCTGGTCTGCTGTGCCTGCGCTTCGTTGTGGGTTACCATCACGATGGTGCGTCCGTCTTCCTTGTTCAGTTTATGAAGTATCTCCATGACCTCGATACCCATCTTCGAGTCCAAGTTACCGGTCGGCTCATCCGCCAGGATGATCTCGGGGTTACCGACAATCGCACGGGCAATGGCTACACGCTGGCACTGACCACCGGACAACTGGGTCGGGAAGTGACGCATACGGTGACTCAGACCGACCTTTTCGAGAACGGCTTCGGCTGCCTTGCGGCGTTCGGAGGAAGAGACGTTGCGGTAGAGTAACGGTAACTCCACATTATCCAGGACATTCAGTGAATTGATCAGATGGAACGACTGGAAGACAAAGCCCAGCGTCTTATTACGGAAAGCAGCCAGCTGCTTGTCGTTCATATTGCTGGTATTCGTACCGGCAATTTCCACCATACCGCCTGTCGGAGCGTCCAGCAGGCCGATAATGTTCAATAAGGTCGATTTTCCACAACCGGACGGTCCCATGATGCTCAGGAATTCACCTTTTTGGATATCCAAATTTACATTTTCCAGGGCAACTGTTTCAATCTCCTTCGTGCGGTAGATCTTTTCGAGGTTTGTTAACTTGATCATGATGTTTGATATTAATTGATTTTGAGTTTGTTCTTATCCTTGTAGCTGCTCATGTCGGAGACGATGACTTCGTCGCCGGGCTGCAGGCCGCTGACCACTTCCACGTATTCGTAATTGCTGTCACCGAGCTGGACTTTGCGCTTCAGCAGTTGGTCGCCGTTGATGACAAACAGTTCGTATTCACCTTTACCTACATAATAGGAAGCGTTGGCAATGCGCATGACGTCGTCTTTTACGGCGTTCATGACGTAGACGTCCGTCTTCAGGCCGGAGCGGAGACGGCGGTGGTTGTCTTCCTCCAACTGCACGGTAAAGGAGATCACGCCGTTCTTTGAAAGCGGGGTGACGTCGCTGACGGTACCTTCCAGCTTGTCACTGCCGATCTTAACGACCGCCTTACTGCCTGCGGCGATACGGTCGCCATACGTGTCGGCTATCTCTCCTTCGATCTTGAAGTGGGACAGGTCGGAGACGATGGCGACTTTCGTTCCCTGTGGCACCTGGGCACCGATCTCGTTGTTCACATACGTCAGGATAGCCTTACGCGGCGAACGGATCTGGGCATCGTCGAGCGTACGCTTGGTCTCGGCCAGGCCTTTGCGGAAGATGTTGAGTTCGAGTTCTTTTACCTTCAGATCAGCCTCGGAAAGAGCTTGTTCGTTGATGTATTTCTGTTCGTCTTCCTTCAGTTTGAGCTGGCTGACGTTGAAGTCGAGTTCTACCTGGCGCACTTTGTCGGTCGTTCCGGCACCGAGGCTGTCGAGATAGCGCTCGTTACGGAGTTCCACGGCTTTCCGGTCGAGTTCCATGCGGGACACTTTCAGTTTCATTTCCATTTCAGACAGCTTGCTTTGGTTGGTGACTTTCAGCTTTTCCAGTTCCAGGCGTTTCATCTGTTCTTCGT
This is a stretch of genomic DNA from Parabacteroides chongii. It encodes these proteins:
- a CDS encoding ABC transporter permease; this translates as MYKQYLKQAWQLMKQNRFFSFVYILGTGLAISMVMIMATVYYIRTADIAPEDCRSRLLQLNRVSVKSKDENGGTHNWSLSLHAARQILGELSEVEKVAFAINPQAVDILMGTVYSQLPGSPDRYKTMVEAVDGAFWQIFRFRFLSGKPFTGEEFESGVKRAVLSESYARRLFGTIEAEGKAVLLNGLEYRVSGVVRDVSSVMSMTCADIWIPITSVPVLAETANAERSAGPVVAYLLVSGPARFEAVRDEVNRRRLQYNATLQERYVDTLWLSTPKQTELQKLDYGSSLPDIIRRYLLIALVFMLVPAINLTGLISSRMQERTEEMGLRKAFGAGARTLVSQVLTENLMLTCIGGLAGLLVSWVLVVVLRNFLLGSVGYMAATGDVQLTFGMLFNFPLFFSAFGLCVFLNLLSSLLPVWKAVRRPIADSINDK
- a CDS encoding ABC transporter ATP-binding protein — its product is MIKLTNLEKIYRTKEIETVALENVNLDIQKGEFLSIMGPSGCGKSTLLNIIGLLDAPTGGMVEIAGTNTSNMNDKQLAAFRNKTLGFVFQSFHLINSLNVLDNVELPLLYRNVSSSERRKAAEAVLEKVGLSHRMRHFPTQLSGGQCQRVAIARAIVGNPEIILADEPTGNLDSKMGIEVMEILHKLNKEDGRTIVMVTHNEAQAQQTSRTVRFFDGRQVQ
- a CDS encoding efflux RND transporter periplasmic adaptor subunit, giving the protein MDREISKEVRRKEQRKQIIKIGAGVGSIVLVVAVVISFLQTSLNRKDITISKVDKGVIEVSVSASGKVIPAFEEIINSPINSRIVEIYKKGGDSVDVGTPILKLDLQSAETEYNKLLDEEQMKRLELEKLKVTNQSKLSEMEMKLKVSRMELDRKAVELRNERYLDSLGAGTTDKVRQVELDFNVSQLKLKEDEQKYINEQALSEADLKVKELELNIFRKGLAETKRTLDDAQIRSPRKAILTYVNNEIGAQVPQGTKVAIVSDLSHFKIEGEIADTYGDRIAAGSKAVVKIGSDKLEGTVSDVTPLSKNGVISFTVQLEEDNHRRLRSGLKTDVYVMNAVKDDVMRIANASYYVGKGEYELFVINGDQLLKRKVQLGDSNYEYVEVVSGLQPGDEVIVSDMSSYKDKNKLKIN